From Immundisolibacter sp.:
ACATTGCAAACATTAGAAGCCGCCTCGTCGGCGGCTGGTGCACTAATCGCCATCTTCGGTTTCGCTGCCGTCTTGTGGCAGCTTCGACAACTCGATAAAGACATCAAGGGCAACACGAGAACAAGTATCTACGACATGGCCGCACGGATAAAAGAAGTTTTCCTTCTGCGCCCTCACCTACGACCATATTTTTTTGACGGCGCGGAAATTGTTGCTGACGATAAACACTACCCAGAGGCCTTGGCCGTGGCGGATTACTTCTGCCTCTACCTGGAACAAATCACCACTCAAAAATCGACGATAGCGGAATGTGATCGCATGGCATGGTGCCAGTACGCCCATGATATCTATCACAATAGCCCAATTATTAGAGCTTATCTTGCCGGAAAAAAGCAGTGGTATTCAGAGCCATTTTGGAACGTCATGGCAGGTGATTTCTAAAAAATCGCCGCAACCGACTCGGCGGTTCCTGCAGATTTAGTGGACACCCTGAACTAGCCATTCAAGAGTGTTTAAGATTCCAGCACCAGGACCTAAGACGACTTGTCGATATAGTGTTCATTTCAAAGCAACTACGATTTGATTGAGCCGGATGGCGGGCCAAACGGAGAGAACATGACCGTTGAAAAGATTATGAGCACAATCCTTGTCACGGTCGAAATGGATGATACGCTCAGGACAATCAAGGAAATATTCGATCATAGTAAATTTCATCATTTGCTAGTGGTCGAATCCGGGAAGCTGTTCGGGGTAATTTCGGATAGAGATCTCCTAAAAGCCTTGAGCCCATACATCGGGACTCGCTCCGAGACAGCCAGGGATCTGGCGAGCCTTAATAAAAAAGCACATCAGATAATGACAAGAACGCCAATTACGTTACCAGAAAACGCCCAGATCGACGATGCCATAGCAATTTTTCTCAATAACACCCTATCCTGCATACCCATTGTCGATTCCGGGCGTGCCCCGGTTGGGATAATAAGTTGGCGGGATATCCTCAAATCATTGTTGTCACAGGACGGTCGACCCGCCAAGAACCAGCAGTAATACGGAGTCGCTAGAATCGGGTTTTCCCGTTACGCCAGCGGACCGCGCGGGCCAGATCATCCCGTTTTTTGGCAGTGCGTGGACCCGACACGCTATGCTGTGGCACTAACCTCAACCCATCACCCCCAATCAGGAAGACCCCCTCATGACCGAGACAGCGCCTTACGTTCCGCCCAAGGTCTGGAAATGGAAAGCCGGGGGCGAGGGCAGATTCGCCAACATCAACCGGCCAATTTCCGGGGCCACGCACGAAAAGGAATTGCCCGTAGGCAAGCATCCACTGCAGCTGTATTCGCTGGCGACCCCGAACGGGGTCAAGGTCACGATCCTGCTGGAAGAATTACTGGCACTGGGCAAGCGGGAGGCCGAATACGACGCGCACCTGGTCAAGATCATGGAGGGCGACCAGTTCGGCAGCGGTTTTGTGGCCGTTAACCCCAACTCCAAGATTCCGGCCCTGGTGGACAGAAGCACATCCCCACCGACGCGGGTGTTTGAGTCCGGGGCCATCCTCGTTTACCTGGCCGAGAAATTCGATGCGTTTTTGCCCAAGGAGCCATCCGCGCGCGCGGAATGCATGTCCTGGTTGTTCTGGCAGATAGGCAGCGCACCTTACCTTGGCGGTGGCTTCGGGCATTTTTATGCCTACGCGCCCGAGAAGATCGAATACTGCATTGACCGCTTCACCATGGAAGTAAAGCGCCTGCTGGACGTGCTGGATCGCAACCTTGCCGTACGGCGTTATCTATGTGGTGATGAATACAATATCGCCGACATGGCCAACTATGCCTGGTTCGGTACCTTGGTGCTGGGCACGATTTACGAGGCACAGGAGTTCCTCGACGTGCCGTCGTATACCCATGTGGTGCGATGGGCGTCCGAGATCCAGGCCCGTCCCGCCGTGCAGCGGGGTCGGCGCGTTAACCGGACCTGGGGACCAGAGGCCGAACAGTTGCCCGAACGCCACGATGCAGGTGATTTCGATCGCCCCGCAGCGGGCTAGGGTGTGGACTGCTACGGATACGCGACACGCGGGAAAACGGCCCCACCGGTCACGATGCATACGCGTGCTAGGCTACCGGGCCTGGGCCGCCCGGCCTTTTACTGAGCGTCGTTTTCGCTCAAGAAAGCCCCGTTTCGGGACTGGAGGAAACGTATGAAGATCGAAACACTTACGCCGGGCGACAGCGGCCCTATCGATTTTGCGTCGTTTGTTGAACACCAGCCTGAACTGGGCACGGCCAGAATTAAAAGAATGGCCAATATCAGCCCCGAAATATTCGACATGGAGATGCGCTACATCTTCGAGGGAAACTGGATTTATCTGTGCCACGAAAGCCAGATCCCCAACCCTGGCGATTTCTTTACCACGACCATGGGCCGGCAGCCGGTGGTGGTTATTCGAAACACCGCCGGCAAAATTAATGGCTTCCTGAATGCCTGCACCCATAAGGGCTCGACCCTGTGCCGTACGCAAACCGGCTCCAAGCCCAAGGGATTCGCCTGCTCCTATCACGACTGGTGTTTTGACCTGGATGGCAAGCTTCAATACATGCCCAGGCGGGACGAGGGCTATCCTGCTTCATTCGACACCTCCCGCTACGACCTTGCGGCCATCGCCAAAGTAGAGAGCTATGGCGGGTTCGTTTTTGGCAGCCTGAACCCCGAGGTGCCGGGCCTTCGGCAGCATCTTGGCGACCTCACCGAGGTCATCGACATGCTGACCGATCAGTGCGAGGACGGATTCGAGGTCATTCGCGGCACCAATACGTGCATCTACCGCGGGAACTGGAAACTGCTGATCGAGAACGGTGGCGGTGACGGGCTGCACCTGGCGGTGGTGCACAAAACCCTGATCCGCGTGGTGCAGATGCGTGACGAGGAACTTACAAAAGGCCGAACCAAAGCTGCAAAGATGGTGCGCATCGACGAGTTGAACAACGCTGACACCGCCAGCAACGTCTACGCGATGCAAAATGGCCACACGCTGATGCAGTCCGATTTGCCCAACCCCGAGGACCGGCCGGCTTTTGTCCGGCACCAGGAGTTCGTCGAAAAGTATGGCGACGAACGGGCGCGCTGGATGACCTCAAAGGTGCGTCAGGCCTGCATTTACCCCAACCTGTTCATCATGGATCAGCTGGCATCGCTGATCCGCTTCGTCAGGCCCATAGCCGTGGATCAGACCGAAGTCAGCTACTGGTGTATTGCCCCGAAGGGAGAACCCCGTCACCTGCGGGTAAAACGGATGAAACAGTTCATGGATTTCTTCTCAGTTGCCGGTCTCGGCGGCCCGGACGACAACCACGAGTTCGAACAGTGTCAGCTGGGCGCCAGCGCGGCGTCGGCGCGCTGGAACGATGCCTCATTCGGCCTGCATACCGAATTTGATGGCCC
This genomic window contains:
- a CDS encoding CBS domain-containing protein: MTVEKIMSTILVTVEMDDTLRTIKEIFDHSKFHHLLVVESGKLFGVISDRDLLKALSPYIGTRSETARDLASLNKKAHQIMTRTPITLPENAQIDDAIAIFLNNTLSCIPIVDSGRAPVGIISWRDILKSLLSQDGRPAKNQQ
- the yghU gene encoding glutathione-dependent disulfide-bond oxidoreductase — encoded protein: MTETAPYVPPKVWKWKAGGEGRFANINRPISGATHEKELPVGKHPLQLYSLATPNGVKVTILLEELLALGKREAEYDAHLVKIMEGDQFGSGFVAVNPNSKIPALVDRSTSPPTRVFESGAILVYLAEKFDAFLPKEPSARAECMSWLFWQIGSAPYLGGGFGHFYAYAPEKIEYCIDRFTMEVKRLLDVLDRNLAVRRYLCGDEYNIADMANYAWFGTLVLGTIYEAQEFLDVPSYTHVVRWASEIQARPAVQRGRRVNRTWGPEAEQLPERHDAGDFDRPAAG
- a CDS encoding Rieske 2Fe-2S domain-containing protein, which encodes MKIETLTPGDSGPIDFASFVEHQPELGTARIKRMANISPEIFDMEMRYIFEGNWIYLCHESQIPNPGDFFTTTMGRQPVVVIRNTAGKINGFLNACTHKGSTLCRTQTGSKPKGFACSYHDWCFDLDGKLQYMPRRDEGYPASFDTSRYDLAAIAKVESYGGFVFGSLNPEVPGLRQHLGDLTEVIDMLTDQCEDGFEVIRGTNTCIYRGNWKLLIENGGGDGLHLAVVHKTLIRVVQMRDEELTKGRTKAAKMVRIDELNNADTASNVYAMQNGHTLMQSDLPNPEDRPAFVRHQEFVEKYGDERARWMTSKVRQACIYPNLFIMDQLASLIRFVRPIAVDQTEVSYWCIAPKGEPRHLRVKRMKQFMDFFSVAGLGGPDDNHEFEQCQLGASAASARWNDASFGLHTEFDGPDSTARAVAVNDVKHGGHMGYEGGTIRQYKNWIKLMQEGQAREMAMGRGH